In Silene latifolia isolate original U9 population chromosome 3, ASM4854445v1, whole genome shotgun sequence, a single window of DNA contains:
- the LOC141649275 gene encoding uncharacterized protein LOC141649275: MGFRYFNILNNYAHHDNGRAWVIWNKASLVVTPLSTGNQWVHVQIEAPGCTLIQVSFVYGLNSMEGRMGLWSFMQSCHPNVPWLCLGDFNCVRSTEERISSNPPNLHAIDEFNEAISLSGLDALSTHGCIYTWTNKQDEGDRKWMRLDRALVNLVWDQQFPSSFADALEAGVSDHSPLVVTVQHSDTQRPKQFRYLNCWGQDSSFATLVRGVWKEDVRGCTMYKLVSHLKLAKGKLKALHKGKYSNVTDRATEAKAALLQCQTRIQNDPLNVDLLNLEVSLLDSYCKLKNAELSMVYQRAKIFDVKMMDANTSFFFAKLAAKRSRSHISKIKNMAGVECNPFEGISEAFLDYYKSLLGTESQVKDFDSDIILKGNCLNQDQRDSLSAEVTEAEIHAALFSIDVNKSPGPDGLSSGFFRQAWSIIKLEFVKAIQDFFRTGKLLKEVNATIFHLFLKETLLTLYKISDQSRVAPLFTKL; encoded by the coding sequence ATGGGTTTTAGGTATTTTAATATCCTCAATAACTATGCCCATCATGATAATGGTCGTGCATGGGTTATTTGGAATAAAGCTAGTCTTGTGGTCACACCTCTTTCTACAGGGAATCAATGGGTTCATGTTCAAATTGAAGCACCTGGTTGTACTCTTATTCAGGTTTCTTTTGTCTATGGCCTTAACTCCATGGAGGGGAGAATGGGTTTATGGTCCTTTATGCAGAGCTGTCATCCTAATGTGCCTTGGTTATGTTTGGGTGATTTTAACTGTGTTAGAAGTACTGAGGAGAGAATTAGCAGTAATCCTCCTAATCTTCATGCTATTGATGAGTTTAATGAAGCAATTTCCTTATCTGGGCTTGATGCTTTATCAACTCATGGATGTATCTATACATGGACTAATAAGCAGGATGAGGGAGATAGGAAGTGGATGCGACTGGATCGAGCTTTAGTAAATTTGGTTTGGGATCAACAGTTTCCTTCATCTTTTGCTGATGCTTTAGAGGCAGGGGTTTCTGATCACTCCCCTTTGGTTGTTACTGTTCAGCACAGTGACACTCAGAGGCCTAAACAGTTTAGATATCTTAATTGCTGGGGACAGGATTCTTCTTTTGCTACTCTGGTCAGGGGGGTTTGGAAGGAGGATGTGAGAGGGTGTACTATGTATAAGCTGGTTAGTCATCTGAAGTTGGCTAAGGGGAAACTTAAAGCTCTTCATAAGGGGAAATATTCAAATGTAACTGACAGAGCCACTGAGGCCAAAGCTGCACTTTTGCAATGCCAAACTAGAATTCAAAATGATCCTCTCAATGTTGATTTGTTGAATTTAGAGGTGTCACTACTGGATAGCTATTGCAAGTTGAAAAATGCTGAGTTAAGTATGGTTTACCAGAGAGCAaaaatttttgatgtaaaaatgaTGGATGCTAATACATCTTTCTTTTTTGCTAAACTTGCTGCAAAAAGAAGCAGGAGTCATATCAGTAAGATTAAAAATATGGCAGGAGTTGAATGTAATCCTTTTGAGGGTATCTCTGAAGCTTTTTTGGATTACTATAAGAGTTTACTTGGAACTGAATCTCAGGTTAAAGATTTTGATAGTGACATTATTCTGAAGGGCAATTGTCTAAATCAGGATCAGAGAGACTCTTTGAGTGCTGAGGTTACTGAAGCTGAAATTCATGCTGCTCTGTTTTCAATTGATGTTAATAAGagtcctggacctgatgggttaTCCTCAGGGTTTTTTAGACAAGCTTGGAGTATTATAAAGCTGGAGTTTGTTAAGGCCATACAAGACTTTTTTAGGACTGGAAAGCTTCTCAAAGAAGTGAATGCCACTATATTTCACTTATTCCTAAAGGAGACACTCCTAACTCTGTACAAGATTTCAGACCAATCTCGTGTTGCTCCACTATTTACAAAACTATAA